The DNA sequence TCTGAAGTCCATCTTTTCTGATACTTCATTGAAAGATTTTCTGATAACTTCCAAGCTTTTGGCTATTATCTTGGCTCAATCCCTTGTTCGCTTTCTTTTTGTTGCTGTTCCGCCAGTTCCCGTTGTGTTTGTTCCGTGAGTTCCTGTTGTCTTTCTAACTGACGTTGCTGTTGAACAGCTTGACGCTGCAACCGCGATCCGCGTCTGACAAAGGGAACCTGTGCTGGCACCTGTTGTCCGTTTTCTGATGTTGCGAACTTCCATTTGTCCTTGATTGTTTCTCTTGCAGCTTCATCAAGTACGAGGTGACCGCTGCTTTTAACAATATCTACATTTGTGACATCGCCATTTCTATCAACATCTATCAGAACTTCAGCGATGCCTTCTAGGTTTTCAGCACCGGAGGGATACTTTGGCGGAGGACATCTACGACAGCGCACGCGATGAGAAGATGAGTTTCTTCTAGAACGTTCTCTATTTTCTGAAGCATTTTCCGGTCTGGAATTTCTCGGCCCTGTGGCTACTGTCGAGTCAGTGTTTGGTTTATTGTCATTACTATTGCTGGGTTCAGTGCCATTTCCCGATCGATCTCCAGTACCATTGCCAGATTCTGGTTTGGAATCGCCAGAGCGATTGTTTAAACCGGTGCCATTTCCAGATCGATCTCCAGTACCATTGCCAGATTCTGGTTTGGAATCCTCAGAGCGATTGTTTAAACCCGTCCCATTTCCAGGTCGATCGCTCGTGCTGGAATTAATACTGTTGCGATCGCTCGATCCCCCACTATTATTTAGCGAACCTAAACTATTTTCTAAACTTTCTTGAGTGCTTCTGGCGCTGGTTTGCTCTGGGAAAGTATTTCTGGGGCGATCGGAAACTTGTCCCGCATCCTCAAATCGCTCCCTTGAGGCAACTCGCCTTTCATTTTGCACCGGTCTCCTAGCAGTCTCACCGAACTGAGGAGTTCGCGTTGTTTCTGGAGTAGAGGTTGGTGTCGGTGATGGCGTACTAACCGACCTGGGTTTCTCAGTCACAGTCGGAGACGGCGTTGGTTTTGGTTCTGGCGTTTTCGATGGCGTTGGCGTTGGTTCTGGTTCTGGTGGCGGTGTCCAGATCCGTTGCGGCGGGATGCTAGCAACTGGCGTCGGTTCTGGTTCCGGGGTTTTTAATGGCGTTGGTGTCGGTTCTGGTTCCGGTGTTTTCAACGGCGTTGGTGTCGGTTCTGGTTCCGGTATGCGAACCGATCGCGGTGGGATGGAAGCCACAGGTGTGGGCGTCGGTTCCGGTTCCGGTGTTTTCAACGGCGTTGGTGTCGGTTCTGGTGGCGGTGTCCAGATCGGTTGGGGCGGGATGCTAGCAACTGGCGT is a window from the Aerosakkonema funiforme FACHB-1375 genome containing:
- a CDS encoding energy transducer TonB is translated as MSLSRIALQQRQREEEELKSFLTFSSIGSVVLHIVVLSLSNFWVSAAEVPEDPIEVVMVDPPIEAVVKPEENTQLKAEPKAESTSSGGSQAGGTTGSSSAPSSRSTGSQSDIALKEPAIFSGKQPNLPEIPAIRQPVATLPPSPSELPKPLEPPVLSTPLKLQPAPVASIPPQPIWTPQPIWTPPPEPMPTPVASIPPQPIWTPPPEPTPTPLKTPEPEPTPTPVASIPPRSVRIPEPEPTPTPLKTPEPEPTPTPLKTPEPEPTPVASIPPQRIWTPPPEPEPTPTPSKTPEPKPTPSPTVTEKPRSVSTPSPTPTSTPETTRTPQFGETARRPVQNERRVASRERFEDAGQVSDRPRNTFPEQTSARSTQESLENSLGSLNNSGGSSDRNSINSSTSDRPGNGTGLNNRSEDSKPESGNGTGDRSGNGTGLNNRSGDSKPESGNGTGDRSGNGTEPSNSNDNKPNTDSTVATGPRNSRPENASENRERSRRNSSSHRVRCRRCPPPKYPSGAENLEGIAEVLIDVDRNGDVTNVDIVKSSGHLVLDEAARETIKDKWKFATSENGQQVPAQVPFVRRGSRLQRQAVQQQRQLERQQELTEQTQRELAEQQQKESEQGIEPR